GATCTCTATGAAAGAGCGGCGGCCCTCCGTCATATTTCAAAAGAAGCGATGAAGCAAATCACAGAAGCAAACTTTCACCGTATCTTTGTATCGTAAGAGGACTCACATTGAACCCCACTCCGAATCACGGCACGACCATGACAGAACAGACCACCATCGACGACACAGCTCGCGGCAATTCCGCCTGGCTTGAACGCACGACTCTCATGCTCAAGACGCCAGATCGCTTGAGTCGTCTTCGCGACGCCGCCGTACTTGTGGCCGGCGTCGGCGGTGTCGGAGGCGTCGTTGCCGAGCTGCTTGCTCGTGCCGGTATCGGACGCATCCGTCTGATCGATGCCGATACGGTGCAGCCGTCGAACCGTAACCGACAGATCGTCGCTCTCAGTTCAACGGAGGGCATGAAGAAGGTAGACATCATTACCCGACGCCTGCTCGATATCAACCCCGAACTCATACTCGACATAAAGGATGACTTCATCGAGCCCGAAACGGTTGATGACGTACTCACGCCGATAGAGGGAAAGACTCTGGACTTCATCGTCGATGCTATCGACACGCTGGCCTGCAAAACGGCGTTAATCCATAAAGCGCATGAGAACGGCATTCGCGTCGTCAGCTCGATGGGAGCGGGAGCGAAGCTTGACCCGACGATGGTGCGCATCGCCGACCTCTCAGATTCGCGCTTCTGTCCGCTTGCAAAGGCGGTGCGACGCATTCTGCGGCGTGAGGGATTAACGTCGGGCGTCACCGTCGTCTATTCCGACGAGCGTCCGGATCGCGAGGCGATGCGTGAAGAAAGATCGCGCAACAAGGCCTCCATCGTCGGCACGATATCGTATATGCCCTGGGTCTTCGGCTCTTTCTGCGCGGCGGCCGTGGTGCAGGCGTTAGTCAGGGATCATGGCGGAACGATCAGCGCGTTAGACGGAAGCGACGTCGTCGACGGCTGACCGAAGGCGGCCTGATATACGGCGCGAATGGAAACATACTGACCGGGCGTAAGATTGATAGGGAAGCTGCACAGCAGGTTATCGGCCGTCAGCTTCGGAGCGGTCGATGCCTCCATGGTATAAACGATTCCGAGCACCGGGTAGGTAAACAGGGTTCCACAGTCCGTGCCGGCATCGGCAGAAAGAGCCATCACGGCCGCCTCAGACGACGCCTGAAAGATGCGGTATCCCTGAAAGAGCAGCTCGGAGTTCTGCGCCGAGACGCGAAGCAGGTGCCCGCCACCTGAGATGCGTTCGATGGCGGCGATACCAGTATAACTCGTCTGCCCATCAGGCGGACCGAGTAAAACAACGGGATTCATCGGCAGAGTCTCCGTCGAATACTGATTGCAGGCAACTGGAAGACCCAGCAGCCCGATCAAAGCGAAACGATACAGCGCATTTCTCATGCCGGCGTTCATGATTTCCCGTTTCTCTGTACAGTCAACACGCTCATACCGCTATGATCAGCCGACGAGTTTATTAAAAAGCTGAAGCTGCCCGAGATGAATGCCTTCATGCACGACGTTATAGCGCAGGGATTCCTTCACGCTACTGAGCACAAAGCCCGAGCTCGTTTTATAAGGCTCTGCAAAGGCAGAGGCATCGGCCGTTTCGAGAAAAGCAAGGACCTTTTTCTGACACTGTTCTTCGGCGGCGAGCAGACGATCTTTAAGGCCATCCGAGCTTTTCCAATCCGCCGGCGAGCTGCCTTTCGCAAAATAAGGATCAAGATCGGCCGGGAAGTTCATCGCATGCCCCGAGAGCTTGAGGATCAGGAAATCGGTCGTGCGCACGAGGTGGCCGAAAATCCAGAGCATGTTATTGGCAAGTCCTGGAACTGCTTTTAGAAGGGCCTTTTCATCTCTGCCCGTAACGAGTGTGCGACTCTGGTCGCGAATGATTGTAAAAAGTTGTATCTGTTCCTGCTCCATGAGAAGCAGAATCGGAAAGACGGCGCCCCTGTAAAGCCCAGAAAAAATGATCCACAGCACGGGGGCTCTGTCTAAAAAGTCATCATTTATCAGACATGAAGCGAAAGTACAGATACCTACCATTATTCGCCCTGGCCATCGTCCTCAGCTGCCAGACGCCCGAGCTGCAGCCCGAACCCGAGCCCGATCTCTCGCGTCCGGTGCAGATTACGTCCGCTGACCCGATGCTTGTCGAGCTGATCTGCAAGAGAGTGCTCTGTGGCCCCGGACCTGTGCTCGACATCCATCTCGAAATCAAAGAGACATCGCATGATCTCTTTCGTAACAACGGGCTTTCGCTGTTAACCCTCACGACAGGCCTTTTCGTTTCTCATTCGGCGACGGTGGACTATGCTCTGACGCTGGATTTGAATCCGACGCGAATCAACGAAGGCACGCTGCACGTGCGCGATGGCTACTGGTTCGTGCTTCCGTTTTATGCCGGATTCGCCGGCACGAATATGGGGACCATCCTGAACGGATATAGAGATCCGAAACATCTACAGAGATACTGTCTCGACGAGCGACCGGGGAAGCTGCGCGAGTTTTTCGACGGCGATCGAGATCAGATCTGCGACGAGTACCGACGATTCCTGCAAGTCACACTCGACTCGCTCTGGCCCGAGCTTGAACCGATGCTTGCCTATCTTCCCTCTGATCCACTTCTGAAACGCGTGCGTACGGGGGGATTATGAAAGGGGGGGGTATGAAGAGCGGAGGATCTACCAAAAGGGGGCCCCTGAAAGGGCTTATGCAGAATTCCCGCATCACAAGGCCGCTGCTTATTGTCGTCGCCGCCCTATCGATCCTCTCTTCAGTAGAAGCGCGCGATAGACGTGATACCGCCAGGCGAAGACCCACAGGCGACATCGTCTTCTATCACGGCAAATACACGGAAACCGATCTGCTTCCTATTCTTTTCAGTCAGCGAACCGATTACCGAGACGCCTACATCACCGTTATCGGCTACAGCCATCCGCTCAACACGAACATACGCTGGATCGACTTTGAAGCCGAGGCGCAGCTTGGCATTCACAGCGGAGGCATGAAACATATTGAGGCAAACGGATTCCTCATCGCGCGCACCGCTCCGCTCTTCGGGCTTCCGTTCACACTCGCCATCGGCGAAGGCCTCTCGGCAGCCAGTCGCAACCCCGACTATGAGAATAAGCCAAAGGGCTTCCGTTTTGGTGAAACGACGTTCTCTTTTGCAGAGGCCTACCTGATTCAAAGAAATAACCCCGACTTCCCTCTTCTTCTCGCCTCGCTGCAACTTGACACGATTGAATCGCGACGCCTGCTGAACTATATGATGGTCGAGGCGCAATACCGGATTACCGATGCGCCTCACAGCCCGGCAGTATTCATGCGCATCCATCATCGCTCCGGAGTATTCGGTCTTTACTGCCCGCCTGATCCGGCCTGTGGATCGAACTACATCAGCTACGGTATGAAGTGGGCGCTGGAGTGATAGAGGGCTCGAGAGCGACCCGGGAGGGGAACAGGTCACGCTGGCGTGTACAACTTCGACAGGAATTCCTTCCAAGAAGCGGCAACAAAAAAGATGCTCTTTTCTATATCTTCGGTTCGACCGTAGGTTTCGTGGTCCCAGTAGACAACTTGAGGTTCACCTGAGTTCATCCATCTGAAACAAAAAAGATTGCCGAACGGATCGGTACCGAACGGTACGGTGTTTTCTGGCAAAGCATCACCCATGCTCTTCGCCACGGTGATGAGATCGTCTGGCTCGCCAACATTCAGCAAACCGGCAAATACTTTCTCTTTGAATTGACCGAAGTCAATTACTTCGTCTTCCGAGGACCCCAGCGGATACTGGCGAAGGATGTCCGAAAAATCCTTCGGGAACACAACTCCAAGGGTCTCTTCGATCTCGATAATCTGTAGCTTGTCCACAGCACTAAACTGCGAAGTCCATCTCATCGGATACCCCATCACGCCACTTTCTTAATCTCAAATTCCGCCGGCAAGCGATAGCCCGGATAACTGTGGCCTCTCTTCCGGTTAAAATAGGCTTCATTCGAATCGAACATCTCGCACTTCGCTTCGCTCTCTTTCCATATCTTAAGTGAGCTTTTCAAGTGCTTCCGGATATCGGGGCAGTTCTCTTGCATTTTCCACACGCAAGTGTGCAGGGAAACAACACCCTACAAAGAAGTGACAATAACATCAGGCCTTGCCTTATGAAACGGAATATAGCCATCATCCGTCACACGAGTTTTTGTGACTGTAATACTTTTAAGCCGGGTGGCTGGAATGAGCTTCAAGAGATCGTCGTTGCCGATCTTAGTATACCCTACATACAGATCCTTCACACAGTTGCAGCGGGCGATCGCTTCCATTGTTTTTCCTGTAATCTTCAGATGCCCAAGGTGAAGCATATCCAGCTCCATCGGTGGTTGAAGCAGTTCGATTAGATCATCATCATCCACTGATGTATCAGCCAACCACAATCTTCTCAAATTTTTAGCCTGCCTGAGCCTTACCAACCCTTTTCCACGGATTTTCGTTCGACTAAAAACTGCCTCATCCAGATTTGCAATCTGCGCCACATAGCCCACCGATTCATCTGTAACGGCTGTTCCACCAAGTATCAGTTTTCGCAAACGCTGGTGCTGAATCAGCTGTTCCACTCCTCTGTCTGTTATCCCTGTCATATTGAGTTGAAGAATCTCAAGGCTTTTCATCTGCATGATGCTCGTCATGCAGGCATCCGTTACGGCAGTATCGATCAGGGATAGATCCTTCAACCGGGAAAGCCCCACCAGATCTGCCACACCTGCATCCGTAATCTTTGTCTCCGCAAGATCCAGTTTTTCCAGTGTCTTGATCTGACCAATGCTCTTCAGGCCGGCGTCGGTGATCGGTCCGGTAGAAAGATTCAGCTCTTTCAAATGCTTGAATCCAGCCAAATGAACAAGAGCCGCATCTGTGTAATTCTGCCCACCCAATGATAACTTTTCCAGCCGCTGCATCGAAAGGAGTCTCGGCATTTCCGCATCAGTAGCCCCAAGCGCATACCAATCTTTCACGGCACGGATCTCTGCCATCGTTACACCCTTGAGCTGGCCGGTGTACACATACTGCTCTATCGCTCGCACCTTAGCCCAGTCTGCCGGAGTTGCGTTCATAAGCTCTATTATAATTACACCTGCTACCACTACTATCAAGACCAGGATTCGTTTCATTTCTCTTTACCTCACGGTCTGGTTGTAATCATAGCGCAACTGGTAACCCATTGCGCTCCACAGGCCTCTGTTCTGAGCATTACCTACGTGATTTATATCTGTATCAATGGGAAAAAACAAAATGAGCGCCTTTAAATCAGCAATCTTCCATATCAATTCTTCTGCGCAAAACCCCGAACGCTCAGCTCAGCTGCCTTTTCGCAAGCCGGTCAACCTATTACGGTACGCAGGACTCATACCTCGCAACTCTAATTTTCCCCGCTCTCGCTCTACCGACGCCCCGACCCGGCTTGAAAAAGGATTGCGCCCATGCGACATAATGCAAGGCTTTCCCCATGATACGCTCGTTGGCCCCCCGTTCTTTCAGCCCTGCCCGGATTCTGACCATCTTTCTAACAGGAATGATTTTTGCCGGCCTGCTCAGTTCCTGCGCCGCCCTTGATAATCAGAACGCCTACACGCCGCCTGCCGGCTACATCTATCAGTCCAATACGATGAACGTGATGATGGCTCCGGGCTCCGAGATCGGCAGTCGCACGGGCGAGGCCTGCGCCGAAAGCTATCTGGGCCTCGTTTCAACGGGTGAGGCCGGCGTGAAGCAGGCAGCGGCCGCGGGGGCCATCCTGAACGTGAAGGCCATCGACTTCCGTATCGTCCGCTTTTTCGGCATCGGATACGTGAAGATCTGCACGATTGCCTACGGCGATTGAGCAGGCACCGAACTACGGGACAGGGGTTCCGGGCCTCAGCCGATCTTCACGACGATCTCATCCTGGCCCACACGATCCCCCTCAGAGAAGAAGATGCGTTCCACCGTACCGGCAAACGGAGCGGTTAACGTATGCTCCATCTTCATCGCCTCAAGAACGGCCAGTCGATCGCCTTTCTTAACCTCGTCGCCTTCAGCTACGAAGATCTTACGAATAAAACCGGGCATCGGCGAGTAGAGGTCGTGTCGCTCCTCTTCGGTAACGGAGCGGCCGCTGAGCTTGCGGCCATGAAGCGTGAGCGCAGCTCGACGCAACTGAAACTGATCGCGATCTCTACTGATGCTGACCGTCTCGGTGTGCTCGATGCCGTCCTTTTCGAAAAAGATCCGCAGGCGCACGCCGTTTTTCGAACGGCTAACGATCTCATAGCGATACTCGATACTCGCCCCTTCATCGGAATAGCGAGCCGATCCTTCGTTCAGTTGCAGAGCGCCGGCAGCAAGCTGATTCTGAATGTCAAAGCCCTGTTTCAAGGACATCGAAAACCTCCGCTCCAGACGCTGCGCTGATCGACGCCGATCGTACGAGACGTCGTGCGTGCACCGCCAAGCAGCGCCGCTCCCAGATGAAAGAGCGACTGCGACAATAGATCGACCGACTCCGATGTCGGATTGATTCGTTCACAGAGGGACGTATCATAGTTACCCGAAATAAAGCCGTCGCTCTCGGCGATGCGATACAGATAATCGAGATTCGTGCGGGGCCCGAGCAGACAGTAATCCGAAAGCGCCCGCTTCAGACGCTCGATACAGTTATTACGGTTCGTATCATAGACGATCAGCTTTGCAAGCATCGGATCATAGTGCACAGAGACCTCATCGCCTTCGCGCACACCGCTATCCACTCTGATGCCCGGACCGACCGGATCTACGTACTGGTCGATTCTACCGATGGACGGCAAGAATCCCGCCGCCGGGTCCTCGGCATAGAGTCGCGCCTCGATGGCATGCCCTCGTATAGCGGGAACGCCGTCCGGTAACAGCTCTGTTAACGATCTGCCGTCGGCGATCTGCAACTGAAGCTTCACAAGGTCAAGGCCGGTGATCATTTCGGTAATCGGATGTTCCACCTGAAGCCTTGTATTCATTTCAAGAAAATAGAAGTTACGATTCGCATCGACCAGGAACTCCATCGTTCCGGCATTCACATAATTCACGGCCTTCGCTATTCTAACGGCAGCATCGGCCATGCGATTTCTGAGGTCGTCATCCAGTAAAACCGAAGGCGCCTCTTCGATAATCTTCTGATGCCGGCGCTGCACCGAGCATTCGCGTTCATGCAGGGCGACGACGTTACCATGACGATCGGCAAGGATCTGAAACTCAATATGTCTTGGCTGAAGCAGATACTTTTCGAGATACACCGTTTCGTCGGCAAAGGCCTTACGCGCTTCATTACGTACCGAGTCAAAGGCCTCTTCAAGAGAAGAGGCATCATGAACGACACGCATGCCTTTACCACCGCCGCCGGCGCTTGCTTTAATCAATACCGGATAACCAATACGCTCGGCCTCCGCCTCAAGCAGCCTGAGCGCATCATCAATCTCAGCCGGCAGCACATAGCCCGGCGTCACCGGCACGCCAAGCGAGGTGGCCAGCTCCCGCGATTCGATCTTGCCTCCCATCTGCTCGATACTTTCAGGATCGGGCCCGACAAAGACAATGCCCTCGTCGTTGCAGCGCCTCGAAAAGTGGGCCTTCTCTGATAAAAAGCCATACCCGGGATGAATGGCGTCGGCGCCTGTCTTCTTTGCCGCCTCAAAGATACGATCGGCGATCAGATAACTTTCCAGCGCAGTCTCGCCGCCGATACAGACGACCTCGTCACAGTGCTCCGTATGCAGGGCGTTGCGGTCCGTCTCGCTGCAAACGGCGACGGTGCGGATGCCCATCTCGCGGGCAGAACGAGCGATGCGGATGGCAATCTCGCCGCGATTGGCAATCAGCAGCTTGCGCATCATGCTCTCTCTTTCTCCCGTCTCACTTTCGCGAAAGAGGCCTGACGTTTATCAAGAAACGCCGACAGCCCTTCCAGTCCCTCCGCCGAGACGCGCAGTTCGGCAATGAGCGCCGTAGCCGCCGCGCGCCTTTCGTCGAAGGATTTCTCGAATTGAATACGCAGAAGCTCCTTCGTGCGAGCCAGGGCAACCGGGCCGGTAAGAAAGATGGAATCCAGAATCTGCTGCAGACGCTCTTCAAGCGCTTCGAGAGTATTCTCGACGCGCGTCACAAGACCGGCATCGAGGGCGTCGGCGGCGCTGAAAAGCTCTGCGGTTAACGCAAAATGTCGCAGCTGCGCCGGATTGATCTTCTGCATGAGATAGGTCGATATGACGGCCGGCGAGATTCCGATCTTCGCCTCTGTGAAGCCGAACTTCGCCTCGACGAAGGCAAGCACGATATCGCAGGATCCAAGAAGCCCGGTTCCGCCGCCGACGGTGGCGCCATGCACGACGGCAATGACGGGACGATCGCACATGTACACGGCATGAAACATGCGATCGAGCTGCTTTGCATCGGCAAGATTCTCTTCACGACTGGCATCCTTCATGCGTCGCATCCAGTTCATGTCGCCGCCGGCGCAGAAGGCCTGACCGGCGCCGCGTATAACGACGGCTCTTCCCTGTTCGCCGGCGATGCGTCGCTCGAAGGCATCGGTGATCTCGGCGATCATCTCGTCGTTGAACGCATTGCGAAGCGAC
This region of Leptonema illini DSM 21528 genomic DNA includes:
- a CDS encoding tRNA threonylcarbamoyladenosine dehydratase, yielding MTEQTTIDDTARGNSAWLERTTLMLKTPDRLSRLRDAAVLVAGVGGVGGVVAELLARAGIGRIRLIDADTVQPSNRNRQIVALSSTEGMKKVDIITRRLLDINPELILDIKDDFIEPETVDDVLTPIEGKTLDFIVDAIDTLACKTALIHKAHENGIRVVSSMGAGAKLDPTMVRIADLSDSRFCPLAKAVRRILRREGLTSGVTVVYSDERPDREAMREERSRNKASIVGTISYMPWVFGSFCAAAVVQALVRDHGGTISALDGSDVVDG
- a CDS encoding DinB family protein — its product is MLWIIFSGLYRGAVFPILLLMEQEQIQLFTIIRDQSRTLVTGRDEKALLKAVPGLANNMLWIFGHLVRTTDFLILKLSGHAMNFPADLDPYFAKGSSPADWKSSDGLKDRLLAAEEQCQKKVLAFLETADASAFAEPYKTSSGFVLSSVKESLRYNVVHEGIHLGQLQLFNKLVG
- a CDS encoding SMI1/KNR4 family protein, translating into MRWTSQFSAVDKLQIIEIEETLGVVFPKDFSDILRQYPLGSSEDEVIDFGQFKEKVFAGLLNVGEPDDLITVAKSMGDALPENTVPFGTDPFGNLFCFRWMNSGEPQVVYWDHETYGRTEDIEKSIFFVAASWKEFLSKLYTPA
- a CDS encoding leucine-rich repeat domain-containing protein, whose product is MKRILVLIVVVAGVIIIELMNATPADWAKVRAIEQYVYTGQLKGVTMAEIRAVKDWYALGATDAEMPRLLSMQRLEKLSLGGQNYTDAALVHLAGFKHLKELNLSTGPITDAGLKSIGQIKTLEKLDLAETKITDAGVADLVGLSRLKDLSLIDTAVTDACMTSIMQMKSLEILQLNMTGITDRGVEQLIQHQRLRKLILGGTAVTDESVGYVAQIANLDEAVFSRTKIRGKGLVRLRQAKNLRRLWLADTSVDDDDLIELLQPPMELDMLHLGHLKITGKTMEAIARCNCVKDLYVGYTKIGNDDLLKLIPATRLKSITVTKTRVTDDGYIPFHKARPDVIVTSL
- a CDS encoding TRL domain-containing protein, producing the protein MIRSLAPRSFSPARILTIFLTGMIFAGLLSSCAALDNQNAYTPPAGYIYQSNTMNVMMAPGSEIGSRTGEACAESYLGLVSTGEAGVKQAAAAGAILNVKAIDFRIVRFFGIGYVKICTIAYGD
- a CDS encoding acetyl-CoA carboxylase biotin carboxyl carrier protein subunit; translation: MSLKQGFDIQNQLAAGALQLNEGSARYSDEGASIEYRYEIVSRSKNGVRLRIFFEKDGIEHTETVSISRDRDQFQLRRAALTLHGRKLSGRSVTEEERHDLYSPMPGFIRKIFVAEGDEVKKGDRLAVLEAMKMEHTLTAPFAGTVERIFFSEGDRVGQDEIVVKIG
- a CDS encoding acetyl-CoA carboxylase biotin carboxylase subunit, whose protein sequence is MMRKLLIANRGEIAIRIARSAREMGIRTVAVCSETDRNALHTEHCDEVVCIGGETALESYLIADRIFEAAKKTGADAIHPGYGFLSEKAHFSRRCNDEGIVFVGPDPESIEQMGGKIESRELATSLGVPVTPGYVLPAEIDDALRLLEAEAERIGYPVLIKASAGGGGKGMRVVHDASSLEEAFDSVRNEARKAFADETVYLEKYLLQPRHIEFQILADRHGNVVALHERECSVQRRHQKIIEEAPSVLLDDDLRNRMADAAVRIAKAVNYVNAGTMEFLVDANRNFYFLEMNTRLQVEHPITEMITGLDLVKLQLQIADGRSLTELLPDGVPAIRGHAIEARLYAEDPAAGFLPSIGRIDQYVDPVGPGIRVDSGVREGDEVSVHYDPMLAKLIVYDTNRNNCIERLKRALSDYCLLGPRTNLDYLYRIAESDGFISGNYDTSLCERINPTSESVDLLSQSLFHLGAALLGGARTTSRTIGVDQRSVWSGGFRCP
- a CDS encoding enoyl-CoA hydratase-related protein, with the translated sequence MDYKHIILKNDEGIHTLTLNRPSLRNAFNDEMIAEITDAFERRIAGEQGRAVVIRGAGQAFCAGGDMNWMRRMKDASREENLADAKQLDRMFHAVYMCDRPVIAVVHGATVGGGTGLLGSCDIVLAFVEAKFGFTEAKIGISPAVISTYLMQKINPAQLRHFALTAELFSAADALDAGLVTRVENTLEALEERLQQILDSIFLTGPVALARTKELLRIQFEKSFDERRAAATALIAELRVSAEGLEGLSAFLDKRQASFAKVRREKERA